In a genomic window of Streptomyces koelreuteriae:
- a CDS encoding MFS transporter: protein MSTGPGAASVPAPDPHDSPPTPDAPASDARSARKSSMFSSLKVRNYRLFFLGQVVSNIGTWMQRIAQDWLVLSLTGSSAAVGITTALQFLPMLLFGLYGGVLVDRLRKRPTLLVTQSSMGLTALALAVLTLTGQVQVWHVYVAAFVMGLATVVDNPARQSFVSELVGPGQLQNAVSLNSANFQSARLVGPAVAGLLITGVGTGYAFLFNGLSFVAPLTGLLLMRARELHAVERAPRGKGQLREGVRYVTGRPELIWPIVLVGFVGTFAFNFPVYLSAFADDVFHAGAGAYSMFNTLMAVGSVAGALLAARRGTARLRLLIAAAMVFGALEIVAATTPTLWLFALLMVPLGLFGMTVNVTTNTSIQMSTDPAMRGRVMALYMMVFLGGSPVGAPIVGWITDTYGARVGLAAGGAVAAVAAAVIGLILARVGNLRLSVGWHQGHPRVRFVPREQQEALAPAA from the coding sequence TTGAGTACGGGACCCGGAGCAGCTTCCGTCCCCGCACCTGATCCCCACGACTCCCCGCCCACCCCCGACGCCCCCGCCTCCGACGCCCGGTCCGCTCGCAAGTCCTCGATGTTCTCCTCCCTGAAGGTGAGGAACTACCGCCTGTTCTTCCTGGGGCAGGTCGTCTCCAACATCGGCACCTGGATGCAGCGCATCGCCCAGGACTGGCTGGTCCTCAGCCTCACCGGCTCCTCCGCCGCCGTCGGCATAACGACCGCGCTGCAGTTCCTGCCGATGCTCCTCTTCGGCCTCTACGGCGGTGTCCTCGTCGACCGCCTGCGCAAGCGGCCCACCCTGCTCGTCACCCAGTCGTCGATGGGCCTCACCGCCCTCGCCCTCGCGGTCCTCACCCTCACCGGCCAGGTCCAGGTGTGGCACGTGTACGTCGCCGCCTTCGTGATGGGTCTGGCCACGGTCGTCGACAACCCGGCCCGGCAGTCCTTCGTCTCCGAACTGGTCGGGCCCGGGCAGCTGCAGAACGCCGTCAGCCTGAACTCCGCCAACTTCCAGTCCGCCCGGCTGGTCGGCCCCGCCGTCGCGGGTCTGCTGATCACCGGCGTCGGCACCGGCTACGCCTTCCTCTTCAACGGCCTGTCCTTCGTCGCGCCGCTCACCGGCCTGCTGCTGATGCGCGCCCGTGAGCTGCACGCCGTGGAGCGCGCCCCGCGCGGCAAGGGGCAGCTGAGGGAGGGCGTCCGCTATGTCACCGGCCGCCCGGAGCTGATCTGGCCGATCGTCCTGGTCGGTTTCGTCGGCACCTTCGCCTTCAACTTCCCCGTCTACCTCTCGGCCTTCGCGGACGACGTGTTCCACGCGGGCGCCGGCGCCTACAGCATGTTCAACACGCTGATGGCGGTCGGCTCGGTCGCGGGCGCGCTGCTCGCCGCGCGGCGCGGTACGGCCCGGCTGCGGCTGCTGATCGCGGCGGCCATGGTCTTCGGGGCGCTGGAGATCGTGGCGGCGACGACGCCGACGCTGTGGCTGTTCGCCCTGCTCATGGTTCCGCTGGGCCTGTTCGGCATGACGGTCAACGTCACGACGAACACCAGCATCCAGATGTCCACCGACCCGGCCATGCGCGGCCGTGTCATGGCCCTCTACATGATGGTCTTCCTCGGCGGGTCCCCGGTCGGCGCCCCGATCGTCGGCTGGATCACCGATACGTACGGCGCCCGGGTGGGCCTCGCGGCGGGCGGCGCGGTGGCGGCGGTGGCGGCGGCCGTGATCGGCCTGATCCTGGCCCGCGTCGGCAATCTGCGCCTGTCGGTGGGCTGGCATCAGGGCCACCCACGGGTGCGGTTCGTGCCCCGGGAGCAGCAGGAGGCGCTGGCTCCGGCGGCGTAG
- a CDS encoding TetR/AcrR family transcriptional regulator, whose protein sequence is MTSGASGTSGAGSTETSGSGDITRTLELLWDTGRRPSRGPKPTLTLDRIVEAAVQLADAEGLGGLSMRRVAAELGTGTMSLYRYIPGKNELLDLMLDRVQRPTGELAGPDDGWRAALEAVAHENLARYRRHPWLLQVNQSRPILGPSALDGMERILTRIRPMGLTDPELVSVIIMIDGYVVGAARTQVHEQEAERRTGLTDTEFWQAQVPVLEQVMASGRYPVMASLSEDAFGTDFDHFEFGLQRMLDGLDVVVARRGESAPS, encoded by the coding sequence ATGACGAGCGGTGCGAGCGGTACGAGCGGTGCGGGCAGTACGGAGACCAGCGGCAGCGGCGACATCACCCGCACCCTCGAACTGTTGTGGGACACCGGACGCCGCCCGAGCCGGGGCCCGAAGCCGACCCTGACCCTGGACCGGATCGTGGAAGCCGCCGTCCAGTTGGCGGACGCCGAGGGGCTGGGCGGGCTCTCCATGCGCCGCGTAGCGGCCGAGCTCGGCACCGGCACCATGTCGCTGTACCGGTACATCCCCGGCAAGAACGAGCTGCTCGACCTCATGCTGGACCGGGTACAGCGCCCCACCGGCGAACTCGCCGGCCCGGACGACGGCTGGCGTGCCGCCCTGGAGGCGGTGGCCCACGAGAACCTCGCCCGCTACCGCCGGCACCCCTGGCTGCTCCAGGTCAACCAGTCCCGCCCGATCCTCGGCCCGAGCGCCCTCGACGGCATGGAGAGGATCCTCACCCGGATCCGCCCCATGGGGCTCACCGACCCCGAGCTGGTCTCGGTGATCATCATGATCGACGGGTACGTCGTCGGGGCCGCGCGCACGCAGGTGCACGAACAGGAGGCGGAGCGCCGGACGGGCCTGACCGACACCGAGTTCTGGCAGGCGCAGGTACCGGTCCTGGAGCAGGTCATGGCCTCGGGCCGCTACCCGGTCATGGCCTCACTCTCCGAGGACGCCTTCGGCACCGACTTCGACCACTTCGAGTTCGGGCTGCAACGGATGCTGGACGGGCTGGACGTCGTCGTGGCGCGACGCGGCGAGTCGGCCCCCTCCTAG
- a CDS encoding Uma2 family endonuclease translates to MTVLADRIEMADSSGDLTLNVMFDWVEKMPAPEGYKVEIVGGNIFLAPQRDTHWDIIADIYDQLRTKYPRKRLKSDVRVDYPGHLNGFASDLTLMAEGAAKNAKNLWRYEDVEFVAEVISRKTAANDYGPKKDAYAAAGVPVYLIVDPYTGRWHLHTKPKDGEYRGKLSLDFGDEADLTGTVVGLLLETGEFPRD, encoded by the coding sequence GTGACCGTCCTCGCAGACAGGATCGAGATGGCCGACAGCAGCGGCGACCTCACCCTCAACGTGATGTTCGACTGGGTGGAGAAGATGCCCGCCCCCGAGGGCTACAAGGTCGAGATCGTCGGGGGGAACATCTTCCTGGCGCCTCAGCGGGACACCCACTGGGACATCATCGCGGACATCTACGACCAGCTGCGCACCAAGTATCCGCGCAAGCGCCTGAAGTCCGACGTCCGCGTCGACTACCCGGGCCACCTCAACGGCTTCGCCTCCGACCTGACGCTGATGGCCGAGGGCGCTGCGAAGAACGCCAAGAACCTGTGGCGCTACGAGGACGTCGAGTTCGTCGCCGAGGTCATCTCCAGGAAGACCGCGGCGAACGACTACGGGCCCAAGAAGGACGCCTACGCCGCCGCCGGTGTGCCGGTGTACCTGATCGTGGATCCGTACACCGGCCGCTGGCACCTGCACACCAAGCCCAAGGACGGCGAGTACCGGGGCAAGCTGAGTCTGGACTTCGGGGACGAGGCGGACCTGACCGGCACCGTGGTCGGCCTGCTTCTGGAGACCGGCGAGTTCCCCCGAGACTGA
- a CDS encoding aldo/keto reductase, protein MKYTQLGRTGLKVSRLVLGTMNFGPQTDEADSHAIMDAALDAGINFFDTANVYGWGENKGRTESIIGNWFAKGEGRREKVVLATKVYGHMGGDGPAWPNHDKLSAVNIRRAVDASLKRLQTDHIDVYQFHHIDRDTPFEEIWQAIDVLVQQGKILYVGSSNFPGYKIAQANEIAARRGGTIGLVSEQCLYNLAERRAEMEVIPAARDYGLGVIPWSPLHGGLLGGVLKKEVEGGRRASGRAADALADPASRAQIQAYEDLLDKHGIEPGEAALAWLLTRPGVTGPIVGPRTAGQLESALRAADLELSEDLLTGLDEIFPGPGPSPEAFAW, encoded by the coding sequence ATGAAGTACACGCAGCTCGGACGCACGGGACTCAAGGTCAGCCGGCTCGTCCTCGGCACCATGAACTTCGGTCCGCAGACCGACGAGGCCGACAGTCACGCCATCATGGACGCGGCGCTGGACGCGGGCATCAACTTCTTCGACACCGCCAACGTGTACGGCTGGGGTGAGAACAAGGGCCGTACCGAGAGCATCATCGGGAACTGGTTCGCCAAGGGCGAGGGACGGCGCGAGAAGGTCGTCCTCGCCACGAAGGTGTACGGCCACATGGGCGGCGACGGCCCGGCCTGGCCCAACCACGACAAGCTCTCCGCGGTCAACATCCGGCGGGCCGTGGACGCCAGCCTCAAGCGGCTCCAGACCGACCACATCGACGTCTACCAGTTCCACCACATCGACCGGGACACCCCGTTCGAGGAGATCTGGCAGGCGATCGACGTCCTGGTCCAGCAGGGCAAGATCCTCTACGTCGGGTCGTCGAACTTCCCCGGCTACAAGATCGCCCAGGCCAACGAGATCGCCGCCCGGCGCGGCGGGACCATCGGGCTGGTCAGCGAGCAGTGCCTCTACAACCTCGCCGAGCGGCGTGCCGAGATGGAGGTCATCCCGGCCGCGCGGGACTACGGGCTCGGGGTCATCCCCTGGTCGCCGCTGCACGGCGGTCTGCTGGGCGGCGTGCTCAAGAAGGAGGTCGAGGGCGGCCGCCGTGCCTCCGGCCGGGCCGCCGACGCCCTCGCCGACCCCGCCTCCCGCGCGCAGATCCAGGCCTACGAGGACCTGCTCGACAAGCACGGCATCGAGCCCGGCGAGGCCGCCCTGGCCTGGCTCCTCACCCGCCCGGGCGTGACCGGCCCGATCGTCGGCCCGCGCACGGCGGGTCAGCTGGAGTCCGCCCTGCGCGCGGCCGACCTGGAACTCTCCGAGGATCTCCTGACCGGCCTCGACGAGATCTTCCCGGGCCCGGGCCCGAGCCCGGAGGCCTTCGCCTGGTAG
- a CDS encoding NCS2 family permease encodes MSSSAPAQVPAPEQPGAGPTYGALDRFFRISERGSTLPREVRGGLATFFAMAYIIVLNPIILGSAKDMYGHQLDNGQLVTATALTAAFTTLLMGVIGNVPIALAAGLGVNSVVALQLAPRMSWPDAMGMVVLAGFVVMLLVATGLRERVMNAVPFGLRKAISIGIGLFIMLIGLVDAGFVSRIPDAAQTTVPLQLGGDGHLNGWPVLVFVLGVLLTLALIVRKVSGAILISIVAMTVVAVVIEAVVDVPSWGLTTPKWPGNPVASPDFGLVGQVSLFGGFEKVGMLTGVLFVFTVLLSCFFDAMGTIMGVSDEAKLTDAQGQMPGINKVLLVDGFAVAAGGASSSSATTAFVESTAGVGEGARTGLANVVTGGLFALALFLTPVATMVPSQAATPALVAVGFLILSGSIKEIDWADYTIAIPAFVTMLMMPFTYSITNGIGMGFITFAVLRLAAGRGREVPAAMYAVAAVFAFYYLMPALGLT; translated from the coding sequence ATGTCGTCCTCGGCTCCCGCCCAGGTCCCCGCCCCTGAACAGCCGGGAGCCGGGCCCACGTACGGCGCACTCGATCGCTTCTTCCGGATCTCCGAGCGGGGCAGCACTCTGCCCCGTGAGGTCCGAGGCGGTCTCGCCACCTTTTTCGCGATGGCCTACATCATCGTGCTGAATCCGATCATCCTCGGCAGCGCGAAGGACATGTACGGCCATCAGCTCGACAACGGGCAGCTGGTCACCGCCACGGCCCTCACGGCCGCCTTCACCACCCTTCTCATGGGCGTCATCGGCAATGTGCCGATCGCGCTCGCCGCCGGGCTGGGTGTGAACTCCGTCGTCGCGCTGCAGCTCGCCCCGCGCATGTCCTGGCCGGACGCGATGGGCATGGTGGTTCTCGCCGGGTTCGTCGTGATGTTGCTGGTCGCGACCGGGCTGCGCGAGCGGGTCATGAACGCCGTGCCCTTCGGGCTGCGCAAGGCCATCTCCATCGGTATCGGTCTGTTCATCATGCTGATCGGGCTGGTCGACGCCGGGTTCGTCTCGCGGATCCCGGATGCCGCGCAGACGACCGTGCCGCTGCAGCTGGGTGGCGACGGTCATCTCAACGGCTGGCCGGTGCTGGTGTTCGTGCTGGGGGTGCTGCTGACGCTCGCGCTGATCGTGCGCAAGGTGTCCGGCGCGATCCTGATCTCGATCGTGGCCATGACGGTGGTGGCGGTTGTGATCGAGGCCGTGGTCGATGTTCCGAGTTGGGGGCTCACCACTCCGAAGTGGCCCGGGAATCCTGTTGCCAGTCCTGACTTCGGGCTGGTCGGGCAGGTCAGTCTGTTCGGCGGGTTCGAGAAGGTCGGCATGCTCACCGGCGTGCTGTTCGTCTTCACCGTGCTGCTGTCGTGCTTCTTCGACGCGATGGGCACGATCATGGGCGTCTCCGACGAGGCGAAGCTGACGGACGCGCAGGGGCAGATGCCCGGCATCAACAAGGTGCTGCTGGTGGACGGCTTCGCGGTCGCCGCCGGTGGTGCCAGTTCCTCCTCGGCCACGACCGCGTTCGTCGAGTCCACCGCCGGGGTCGGCGAGGGTGCCCGTACCGGCCTCGCGAACGTCGTCACCGGCGGGCTCTTCGCCCTCGCCCTGTTCCTGACGCCGGTCGCCACGATGGTGCCGTCCCAGGCCGCCACCCCGGCCCTGGTCGCGGTCGGCTTCCTGATCCTGTCCGGCTCGATCAAGGAGATCGACTGGGCGGACTACACGATCGCGATCCCGGCCTTCGTGACGATGCTGATGATGCCGTTCACGTACTCGATCACCAACGGCATCGGCATGGGCTTCATCACCTTCGCGGTGCTGCGCCTGGCGGCCGGCCGGGGCCGGGAGGTTCCGGCCGCGATGTACGCGGTGGCGGCGGTCTTCGCCTTCTACTACCTGATGCCCGCGCTGGGTCTTACGTGA
- the thpR gene encoding RNA 2',3'-cyclic phosphodiesterase: protein MRLFAAVLPPDEVCRELGSVVDALRGLPGADGMRWTGRPGWHFTLAFYGEVDDGLVPELSERLERAARRTDPFSLAVRGGGQFGHGRALWAGAEGDLATLRLLAERAEAAARKAGVAMGEHRRYKAHLTIARSREARDVRPCLDALAGFTGRTWTVGELALVRSNLPTSGVPGEQPRYEAVGRWALGGAG from the coding sequence ATGAGACTCTTCGCGGCCGTGCTGCCCCCCGACGAGGTGTGCCGTGAACTCGGCTCCGTGGTCGACGCGTTGCGCGGGCTGCCCGGCGCCGACGGCATGCGCTGGACCGGCCGCCCCGGCTGGCACTTCACGCTCGCGTTCTACGGGGAGGTCGACGACGGTCTCGTCCCCGAGCTGTCGGAGCGGCTGGAGCGGGCCGCGCGCCGTACTGACCCCTTTTCGCTGGCCGTACGAGGCGGCGGTCAGTTCGGGCACGGGCGGGCGCTGTGGGCCGGGGCCGAGGGTGATCTGGCGACCCTGCGGCTGCTGGCAGAGCGGGCCGAGGCCGCGGCGCGGAAGGCGGGGGTGGCGATGGGGGAGCACCGGCGGTACAAGGCCCATCTGACGATCGCGAGGAGCCGGGAGGCGCGGGACGTGCGCCCGTGCCTGGACGCCCTGGCCGGGTTCACCGGCCGGACCTGGACGGTGGGAGAGCTGGCGCTGGTGCGGAGCAATCTGCCGACGTCGGGGGTTCCGGGGGAGCAGCCCCGGTATGAGGCGGTCGGTCGGTGGGCGCTCGGGGGTGCCGGTTAG
- a CDS encoding DUF2530 domain-containing protein produces the protein MAKWTPRHEAPEPLEGPVVATIIGGTILWFLLFLIQLPFYGWFDDHGHTWWIWTCLAGSGLGLLGIWYVRKRDAAIKRATQDPPEPHTTPSAP, from the coding sequence ATGGCGAAGTGGACCCCCAGGCACGAGGCGCCGGAGCCCCTGGAGGGCCCCGTGGTCGCCACCATCATCGGCGGCACGATTCTGTGGTTCCTCCTCTTCCTGATCCAGCTCCCCTTCTATGGCTGGTTCGACGACCACGGCCACACCTGGTGGATCTGGACCTGCCTGGCCGGAAGCGGCCTGGGCCTCCTGGGCATCTGGTACGTCCGCAAGCGCGACGCCGCGATCAAGCGAGCCACCCAGGACCCACCGGAGCCCCACACGACCCCGTCGGCCCCGTAG
- a CDS encoding aminoglycoside adenylyltransferase family protein, with protein MPDQPDPRQLVRLLRRTLPDSLLGVYLHGSATLGGLRPHSDIDVLAVVRESVRPVQRREIIEELLAVSGVGGRRYVELVVVVRDEVRPWRYPPTCDFLYGDWLREEYERGVIPGPEASPDLAPLLTMVLRADAPVYGPPPGELIDVVPHADLRRAVVAGVPELMGELDSDTRNVLLTLARIWTTLVTGDIRSKDAAASWVLGRLPAGHRAVLARARAVYLGEADECWDGLETRACAEFLVRGIAESYAS; from the coding sequence GTGCCAGACCAGCCCGACCCCCGTCAGCTCGTCCGGCTCCTTCGTCGGACCCTGCCCGACAGTCTTCTCGGGGTGTACCTTCACGGCTCCGCGACCCTCGGTGGGCTGCGGCCGCACAGTGACATCGACGTCCTGGCCGTCGTGCGGGAGTCCGTGAGGCCTGTGCAACGGCGGGAAATCATCGAGGAGTTGCTCGCGGTGTCCGGTGTGGGTGGGCGGCGGTATGTCGAGCTGGTCGTCGTCGTGCGGGACGAGGTGCGGCCCTGGCGGTACCCGCCGACCTGCGATTTTCTCTACGGCGACTGGTTGCGGGAGGAGTATGAGCGGGGGGTGATTCCGGGGCCGGAGGCCAGTCCTGATCTGGCGCCGTTGCTCACCATGGTGCTGCGTGCCGACGCGCCGGTGTACGGGCCGCCGCCCGGCGAGCTGATCGACGTGGTGCCGCACGCCGACCTCAGGCGGGCCGTCGTCGCCGGTGTGCCGGAGCTGATGGGGGAGCTGGACTCCGACACCCGCAACGTGCTGCTCACCCTCGCGCGGATCTGGACCACCCTCGTCACCGGGGACATCCGCTCCAAGGACGCGGCGGCGTCGTGGGTGCTGGGGCGGCTGCCCGCCGGGCACCGGGCCGTGCTCGCCCGGGCCCGGGCCGTCTATCTCGGGGAGGCGGACGAGTGCTGGGACGGTCTGGAGACCCGGGCCTGCGCGGAGTTCCTGGTGCGGGGGATCGCCGAGAGCTACGCCTCGTAG
- a CDS encoding ribbon-helix-helix protein, CopG family → MGTSVLSLRIDHELLDRLRHHAAKRGMSVQDYVVRTLIRDDFDERFQAAVEETERFYGVT, encoded by the coding sequence ATGGGGACCAGCGTGCTCAGCCTGCGAATAGACCACGAACTGCTCGACCGGCTCCGGCACCATGCCGCGAAAAGGGGAATGAGCGTCCAGGACTATGTCGTCCGGACGCTCATTCGAGATGACTTCGACGAACGGTTCCAGGCCGCCGTCGAGGAGACGGAAAGGTTCTACGGAGTCACCTGA
- a CDS encoding GDSL-type esterase/lipase family protein, with translation MLRFMPVGDSMTIGSTGEHTWRYRIWQHLCRSYGAPCTLVGPRETLYDKLDEAPTSYAYAEPDFPRAHLAGWGEGWLHMAPLIGEAVRSTRADILLVSLGLIDLGFYTNAEQTAENVRAFAAEARAANRRVRMVWLPVTPNVRAQTDAAFATEVARFNELLAKTAADLDEPGSPILLASTPPSYDIPTDTYDGTHPGPSGEHKIAAAFAEAMYQAWDLGEPYEA, from the coding sequence ATGCTCAGGTTCATGCCCGTAGGTGACTCCATGACGATCGGGAGCACGGGCGAACACACGTGGCGCTACCGGATCTGGCAGCACCTGTGCCGTTCCTACGGCGCGCCCTGCACCCTCGTCGGCCCGCGCGAGACGCTCTACGACAAGCTGGACGAGGCCCCGACGTCGTACGCCTACGCCGAACCGGACTTCCCCCGTGCCCACTTGGCCGGCTGGGGCGAGGGCTGGCTGCACATGGCCCCGCTGATCGGCGAGGCGGTGCGCTCGACGCGCGCGGACATCCTGCTGGTCTCCCTGGGCCTCATCGACCTGGGCTTCTACACGAACGCCGAGCAGACCGCCGAGAACGTCCGGGCCTTCGCGGCCGAGGCGCGGGCGGCGAACCGGCGGGTGCGGATGGTGTGGCTGCCGGTCACCCCGAACGTACGAGCCCAGACGGACGCGGCGTTCGCCACCGAGGTCGCCCGCTTCAACGAACTGCTGGCGAAGACGGCCGCGGACCTCGACGAGCCCGGCTCCCCCATCCTCCTGGCCTCGACCCCGCCGTCGTACGACATCCCCACCGACACCTACGACGGCACGCACCCGGGCCCGAGCGGCGAGCACAAGATCGCGGCGGCCTTCGCGGAGGCGATGTACCAGGCGTGGGACCTGGGCGAGCCCTACGAGGCGTAG
- a CDS encoding GNAT family N-acetyltransferase produces the protein MRITIRDGGPDDIPAILGMLDGCVEWLVSQGRTGQWGTRPLSQSPKTVESVGRYMAEGNTFMADVDGVPAGTLTLTDSAGAYLSHLPQPGEPERYIHWLASDRRFQGHGVGSALLAHAAEETRRAGVGLLRVDCYAGDDGKLVRYYEANGFTRTAAFTVGENNWPGQLLARRV, from the coding sequence ATGCGGATCACCATCCGGGACGGCGGGCCCGACGACATTCCCGCGATACTCGGCATGCTCGACGGCTGCGTGGAATGGCTGGTCTCCCAGGGCCGCACGGGGCAGTGGGGGACCCGGCCCCTGTCGCAGAGCCCGAAGACGGTGGAGTCGGTCGGCCGGTACATGGCGGAGGGGAACACGTTCATGGCCGACGTCGACGGCGTCCCCGCCGGCACCCTCACCCTCACCGACTCGGCGGGCGCCTACCTTTCCCACCTCCCCCAGCCCGGCGAACCCGAGCGCTACATCCACTGGCTCGCCTCCGACCGCCGCTTCCAGGGCCACGGCGTGGGCAGCGCCCTGCTCGCCCACGCCGCCGAGGAGACCCGCCGGGCCGGAGTGGGCCTCCTCCGGGTGGACTGCTACGCCGGCGACGACGGCAAGCTCGTCCGCTACTACGAGGCCAACGGCTTCACCCGCACCGCTGCCTTCACGGTCGGCGAGAACAACTGGCCCGGGCAACTACTGGCCCGCAGGGTGTAG
- a CDS encoding class I SAM-dependent methyltransferase codes for MTTQDSATATDRTLKAKHRAMWAQGDYPSLAAEVIPGLGAVLVEACGVHPGQRVLDVGAGSGNAAIPAALAGADVIASDLTPELFGAGRLAAEKQGADLTWQEADAEDLPFADAAFDTVLSCVGVMFAPHHQQAADELVRVCRPGGTIGLLSWTPQGFIGRMFAAMKPYAPPPPPGAQPPPLWGDVNHVRALLGDRDRVTDVHTERGTARVDHFATPEAFRDYFKERYGPTITVYKNIADDPDRVAALDRALVDLGRDGDLGTGPDGTILEWEYLLLTARRAG; via the coding sequence ATGACGACGCAGGACAGCGCGACAGCGACCGACCGGACCCTGAAGGCCAAGCACCGCGCGATGTGGGCCCAGGGCGACTACCCGTCCCTCGCCGCCGAGGTCATCCCCGGCCTGGGAGCGGTCCTGGTCGAGGCATGCGGGGTACACCCCGGCCAACGCGTACTGGACGTCGGCGCCGGCAGCGGCAACGCCGCGATCCCCGCGGCCCTGGCCGGCGCGGACGTCATCGCCTCCGACCTGACCCCGGAACTGTTCGGAGCGGGCCGCCTCGCGGCCGAGAAGCAGGGCGCGGACCTCACCTGGCAGGAGGCCGACGCCGAGGACCTGCCCTTCGCCGACGCGGCGTTCGACACCGTGCTGTCCTGCGTAGGCGTCATGTTCGCCCCGCACCACCAGCAGGCCGCCGACGAACTGGTCCGCGTCTGCCGGCCGGGCGGCACCATCGGCCTCCTGAGCTGGACCCCCCAAGGTTTCATCGGCCGGATGTTCGCCGCGATGAAGCCGTACGCGCCCCCGCCCCCACCCGGCGCCCAGCCGCCCCCGCTCTGGGGAGACGTGAACCACGTACGCGCCCTCCTCGGCGACCGCGACCGGGTCACGGACGTCCACACCGAACGCGGCACCGCCAGGGTCGACCACTTCGCCACACCCGAGGCCTTCCGGGACTACTTCAAGGAGCGCTACGGCCCGACGATCACCGTCTACAAGAACATCGCCGACGACCCCGACCGCGTCGCCGCCCTGGACCGTGCCCTGGTGGACCTCGGCCGCGACGGCGACCTGGGAACGGGCCCGGACGGCACGATCCTGGAGTGGGAGTACCTCCTGCTCACCGCCCGCCGAGCGGGCTGA
- a CDS encoding WD40 repeat domain-containing protein, producing MRRPTVFLAAALLVGAFAVPASAADGDEEFTIKDPRITESSGLAASRQHPGIYWTHNDSDDGAYLYAVDSATGETVATVTMAGVGSPRDVEAISIGPDNQVYVGDIGDNLGGSWPYVWIYRLPEPKNLRDQTVRARQYVVKYSDGARDAESLVVHPKTGRVYIVDKNEKGGHLYEGPAELSPTGSNVFRPVAAVPDLEATDATLSPDAEHLVVRSYFGAIAYDWNGGKIKKKARLGVPFLGQGESVTYTADGKKLMYGAEGADSPVEPQDAPGAGGSGSASGSGSSAASDGGGGDGLSGNLKNGAIAVAVACAVLFGMRGLRRRRR from the coding sequence ATGCGCAGACCGACCGTCTTCCTCGCCGCGGCTCTCCTCGTGGGCGCCTTCGCCGTGCCCGCCTCCGCCGCCGACGGGGACGAGGAGTTCACGATCAAGGATCCGCGCATCACCGAGTCCAGCGGTCTGGCGGCCTCCCGGCAGCACCCCGGGATCTACTGGACGCACAACGACAGCGACGACGGGGCGTATCTCTACGCCGTCGACAGCGCCACGGGCGAGACGGTCGCCACGGTCACCATGGCCGGGGTGGGCAGCCCGCGTGATGTCGAGGCCATCTCGATCGGGCCCGACAACCAGGTCTACGTCGGCGACATCGGCGACAACCTCGGCGGCAGTTGGCCGTACGTGTGGATCTACCGGCTGCCCGAGCCGAAGAATCTGCGCGACCAGACGGTGCGGGCCAGGCAGTACGTCGTGAAGTACTCCGACGGCGCGCGGGACGCCGAGTCGCTGGTCGTGCACCCGAAGACCGGCCGCGTCTACATCGTCGACAAGAACGAGAAGGGCGGGCATCTGTACGAGGGGCCGGCCGAGCTCTCTCCCACCGGGAGCAACGTCTTCCGTCCCGTCGCGGCCGTTCCCGACCTGGAGGCGACCGACGCCACGCTCTCCCCGGACGCCGAACACCTCGTCGTACGCAGCTACTTCGGGGCGATCGCGTACGACTGGAACGGCGGGAAGATCAAGAAGAAGGCGCGGCTCGGTGTGCCGTTCCTCGGGCAGGGGGAGTCCGTCACCTACACCGCCGACGGGAAGAAGCTCATGTACGGCGCCGAGGGGGCCGACAGTCCCGTGGAGCCGCAGGACGCTCCCGGGGCCGGCGGGTCCGGATCGGCCTCCGGGAGCGGTAGTTCCGCCGCTTCGGACGGTGGCGGTGGCGATGGGCTGAGCGGGAATCTCAAGAACGGGGCCATCGCCGTCGCCGTGGCCTGTGCCGTGCTGTTCGGGATGCGGGGGCTGAGGCGACGGCGGCGGTAG
- a CDS encoding MarR family winged helix-turn-helix transcriptional regulator, producing MPDLSHGDDVAAVNSLRSAVMRLSRRLKHQRVDESLSPTEMSVLGTLSLCGRATPGELARKEHVQPPSMTRIVALLEAKGLVRLEPHPEDRRQKVVTRTEQAETMLEESRRKRNAFLATLVEDLDEDEWAKLRAAAPVLEKLAHL from the coding sequence ATGCCGGACCTCAGCCATGGCGACGACGTAGCCGCCGTGAACTCCCTCCGATCCGCCGTGATGCGGCTGTCCCGTCGGCTCAAGCACCAGCGTGTCGACGAGTCGCTCAGCCCCACCGAGATGTCGGTGCTCGGCACCCTGTCCCTCTGCGGCAGGGCCACACCGGGCGAGCTCGCCCGTAAGGAACATGTCCAGCCGCCGTCGATGACCCGCATCGTGGCGCTGCTGGAGGCGAAGGGGCTGGTCCGTCTGGAGCCGCACCCCGAGGACCGGCGCCAGAAGGTCGTGACGCGCACCGAGCAGGCCGAAACGATGCTCGAGGAGAGCCGCCGCAAGCGGAACGCGTTCCTGGCCACGCTGGTCGAGGACCTCGACGAGGACGAGTGGGCGAAACTCCGCGCCGCCGCCCCCGTGCTGGAGAAGCTCGCGCACCTGTAA